CCTTCTTGCGGTGCAAGTACTGGGACATGTCGCTAACCATGTCGACGAGGCGACCGCGTTCCTTTTCAAGTTCGCGAGGGACTGTAACATCTCCGGCGATACGCATAGCGTTTACGAATGCGTCCGTGCCTCCGATACCGATTGGCAGTTCAAGAACCTTGTTCTCTACGCCGCACTTCTTCTTAAGCTTGTCGGCAGCGAGGGTGCTGGCCATAGGCCCGAGGGCTAGAGTAGCCATGCTGTCGCCCATAGCCTTAAGCTGAGGAATCGTTGTACCGCCGTCTGGATACATCTGGTATTCGCCTTCGAGAGCGGAGTCCAAAACGTCCGAGGTATCTGGAGCCATGATGTACTCGACTCCGAGCATTTCGGCGAGGCGCTTGATTTCTCGCATATCAGCTGGCTCGACCCAACCTGGGAAGAGGTTGATGACGTTTTTCTTAGCTCCAGTAGACTCTGCGAGGTAGTCTACGAAAGCGGCGCACTGAGCGGAGAATCCGGTAACGTGGCTGCCTACGAAGCTAGGAGTATTTGCGTGGATGACGAGTTTCCCCTCTGGGATGATGCCACTCTCTTCCGACTTCTTGATGATCATCGGAATGTCGTCACCAATAACTTCGGACAAGCAAGTGGTGTGAACGGATACGATGTCTGGTTCGTAGATCGTGAAGATATTCTCCAGCGCTGTCTTAAGGTTGGCCAATCCGCCGAATACCGAGGCGCCTTCCGTGAAGGAGCTGGTGGTGGCTACGATTGGTTCCTTGTGGTGGCGGGTGAGGTGACTGCGGTGGTAGGCGCAGCAACCCTGGGAGCCGTGCGAGTGCGGCATGCATTTGTGGATACCGAGTGCGGCGTACATGGCACCAATTGGCTGGCATGTCTTAGCCGGATTTATGCGGAGCGCTTTGCGTTCCCGGATTTCTGCTGTGGTTCCTTCTAACATGGTTAAATCCTCTTAAGCGTTAATGATTGTGAGTTTCGGCTAAGATACGGTGGCTGGCTCTGCCGCTGCCGCGCTTTGTTCTTCGCTGTCGTCCTTCCAAGGCGCACGGGTGAGCTTCCAAACCTTGGTGGAGATCATGCGATCGATTTCCTTGAAGAAGTTGATCGCTCCCTTGAAGCCAGCGTATGGTCCTCCGTAGTCGTAGGAGTGGAGCTGCTTACAGGGGATTCCCATCTTCTCGATAACATAC
This DNA window, taken from Pelagicoccus albus, encodes the following:
- the nifK gene encoding nitrogenase molybdenum-iron protein subunit beta; its protein translation is MLEGTTAEIRERKALRINPAKTCQPIGAMYAALGIHKCMPHSHGSQGCCAYHRSHLTRHHKEPIVATTSSFTEGASVFGGLANLKTALENIFTIYEPDIVSVHTTCLSEVIGDDIPMIIKKSEESGIIPEGKLVIHANTPSFVGSHVTGFSAQCAAFVDYLAESTGAKKNVINLFPGWVEPADMREIKRLAEMLGVEYIMAPDTSDVLDSALEGEYQMYPDGGTTIPQLKAMGDSMATLALGPMASTLAADKLKKKCGVENKVLELPIGIGGTDAFVNAMRIAGDVTVPRELEKERGRLVDMVSDMSQYLHRKKVAIFGDPDHVTAMVKFLVEVGMEPAIVVTGTKGKKWVAKIKEICSEVNPDVEVAAFSDIHYLHQWIKGNPVDLLMGNTYGKYVAKSEKLPFVRFGFPILDRVGHRAFPLIGYTGGMRLIEKITDAFFDKRDREDADEDIELVL